In Lonchura striata isolate bLonStr1 chromosome 2, bLonStr1.mat, whole genome shotgun sequence, a single genomic region encodes these proteins:
- the LOC144245968 gene encoding uncharacterized protein LOC144245968, translating to MFGAVKLSCSHLTLVLTSFQMQTVQISGREPQSWEVQADSSSQGPVCQAVILQDVSGPDVWMSKARCCRCPSCVKEQRRAGILQAACGVKLRLQVP from the exons atgtttggtgctgttaagttgtcctgcagccatttgacactagtcctaacttcctttcagatgcagacagttcagatcagtggcagagagccccagtcctgg gaggtccaggcagatagcagcagtcaaggccctgtgtgccag gcagtCATCTTGCAAGATGTCTCTGGTCCGGATGTCTggatgtccaaggccag gtgctgtcGCTGCCCTAGCTGTGTGAAGGAACAGAGGCGAGCGG gtatcCTCCAGGCAGCTTGTGGAGTCAAATTGAGACTTCAG gTACCCTGA